Proteins encoded by one window of Flagellimonas lutaonensis:
- a CDS encoding DUF1800 domain-containing protein, with product MEFFVNCNTSTLAPYTTPLDNLRAQHLYRRLGFSASVQTIDQAVGQTADTLVDQLINEAVNMAPIAPPAWADWTNANYPADDDLARQLRRAQRDEFATAYGNALLNNNLRDRLSFFWSNHFVTELDVYECNSFLYYYIDCLQRNAIGNFKTFVSEIGLTSAMLYYLDGAYNNGNNPNENYARELYELFTLGEGNGYTEQDIIETARALTGYVERGEVGCTQVTFRADRHDAGSKTILGQTGNWGYDDVIDILFAQRPNEIAGFICKKLYEFFVHPDSDAAEAQPILNGMASTFISNNFEIAPVLSQLFKSQHFFDETAIGVIIKSPFDLYLNFIKESNFAYDDGTVINAIDACRLIGQEMFDPVDVAGWQRDRQWINTNFIIGRWLTMEVFLERFFQADPEQFRTLAMDAVGPADSNTSNPETVVRALVNKFTPKGLLTDQDFENAMDAFKIDDVPENYYSPDYTPGGLSLWMLAVSMEVPTQVYVLLRHLSREPEFQLK from the coding sequence ATGGAATTCTTTGTTAATTGCAACACCTCAACCTTAGCGCCGTACACAACTCCCTTAGACAATCTAAGGGCGCAGCACCTATATCGTAGATTAGGTTTCAGCGCATCGGTTCAAACAATTGATCAAGCTGTGGGCCAAACGGCCGACACCTTGGTAGACCAACTAATCAACGAGGCAGTCAATATGGCTCCCATCGCCCCACCTGCCTGGGCCGATTGGACCAACGCCAACTACCCCGCAGACGATGACCTGGCCCGCCAACTGCGCAGGGCCCAGCGTGATGAGTTTGCGACCGCATATGGCAATGCCTTGTTGAACAACAACCTTAGAGACCGCCTCAGTTTCTTTTGGAGCAACCATTTTGTAACCGAGCTGGATGTATACGAGTGCAATTCATTTCTCTATTACTACATTGATTGCCTGCAGCGCAATGCCATTGGCAACTTCAAGACCTTTGTAAGTGAGATAGGGTTGACCAGTGCCATGCTCTATTATTTGGATGGTGCCTACAACAACGGCAACAACCCCAATGAAAACTATGCCCGTGAGCTGTACGAACTTTTCACTTTGGGCGAGGGCAATGGCTATACGGAACAGGATATTATTGAAACAGCCCGCGCCTTGACCGGATACGTGGAACGTGGCGAGGTCGGCTGTACCCAAGTGACCTTCAGAGCCGATAGACATGATGCCGGCAGTAAGACCATTTTGGGCCAGACCGGTAATTGGGGCTATGACGATGTCATCGACATTCTCTTTGCACAGCGACCCAATGAGATTGCAGGCTTCATCTGCAAAAAATTGTACGAGTTCTTTGTGCATCCCGATTCCGATGCGGCAGAAGCGCAACCCATCTTGAACGGTATGGCAAGCACCTTTATCTCTAACAATTTTGAGATAGCACCGGTGCTTTCACAGTTGTTCAAGAGCCAGCACTTTTTTGATGAGACCGCCATCGGTGTCATCATCAAAAGCCCTTTTGACCTGTACCTTAACTTTATCAAGGAGTCGAACTTCGCCTATGACGATGGCACCGTTATCAATGCCATCGATGCCTGTAGGCTCATCGGTCAAGAAATGTTCGACCCTGTTGATGTGGCGGGTTGGCAGCGCGATCGCCAATGGATCAACACCAACTTTATCATTGGCCGTTGGCTAACGATGGAAGTGTTCTTGGAGCGTTTCTTTCAGGCCGACCCCGAACAGTTCAGAACCTTGGCCATGGATGCCGTTGGCCCTGCCGATAGCAACACCAGCAATCCTGAAACGGTGGTGAGGGCCTTGGTCAATAAGTTTACCCCAAAAGGATTGTTGACAGATCAAGATTTTGAAAATGCCATGGATGCCTTCAAAATCGACGATGTACCCGAAAATTACTATTCGCCCGACTATACCCCCGGCGGATTGAGTTTATGGATGCTTGCCGTGAGCATGGAAGTGCCCACCCAAGTTTACGTTTTACTGCGTCATCTGTCAAGAGAACCCGAGTTTCAATTAAAATAA
- a CDS encoding YraN family protein: MGKHNEFGKLGEQLAVDFLVKEGYEIVQRNFRYLKGELDIIAKKDGIMAIVEVKSRSSDFLEIIAETVNQKKIKLLVATADAFMTANNFDEEVRFDIITILKNGKQFELDHIKDAFYHF; encoded by the coding sequence ATGGGCAAACACAACGAATTTGGAAAGCTCGGAGAGCAGTTGGCCGTTGATTTTTTGGTGAAGGAAGGATATGAAATCGTGCAGCGAAACTTCCGTTATCTAAAGGGCGAACTCGATATCATCGCCAAAAAAGATGGTATCATGGCCATTGTTGAGGTCAAATCGCGCAGTTCTGACTTCTTGGAAATCATTGCTGAAACGGTGAACCAAAAAAAAATCAAGTTGCTCGTGGCCACGGCAGATGCCTTTATGACCGCAAACAATTTTGATGAAGAGGTACGCTTCGACATCATTACCATTCTCAAAAACGGAAAACAGTTCGAACTGGATCACATCAAGGATGCTTTCTATCATTTCTAA
- a CDS encoding aspartate kinase, giving the protein MKTISAVVEHYIKKKPFLQSALAQGIINLTSLSRIVKPEIEEELGKEVRNGAIVMALKRLSDDLEFRATHKIVKVLKNIGEITVRSNLSDYTFLSSETILAKQAKLLEEVHKNQDIFYTSSRGVNEINIVVSNSLDKTVEELFKNERCTQKAENLSSVTVKLPAENVSVPGIYYFIFQRLAWEGIVLYEVISTTNEFTILVNDEQVDVAFKTIKDLKTL; this is encoded by the coding sequence ATGAAGACCATTTCGGCCGTAGTGGAGCATTACATTAAAAAGAAGCCCTTTTTGCAGAGTGCCTTGGCGCAGGGCATCATCAACCTTACCTCACTATCGCGTATTGTAAAACCAGAGATTGAAGAAGAGTTGGGCAAAGAGGTGCGCAACGGGGCCATCGTCATGGCCTTGAAGCGCCTGTCAGATGATCTTGAGTTTCGGGCCACCCACAAAATTGTAAAGGTGCTCAAGAACATTGGCGAGATCACGGTGCGGTCAAACCTGTCCGATTATACCTTTTTGTCGTCAGAGACCATCTTGGCCAAACAGGCCAAGTTGTTGGAAGAGGTACACAAAAACCAAGACATTTTTTATACCTCTTCACGCGGGGTCAACGAGATCAATATTGTGGTGAGCAACAGCCTCGATAAAACGGTCGAGGAACTGTTCAAAAACGAACGCTGCACACAAAAGGCCGAAAACCTATCCTCTGTCACGGTAAAACTGCCTGCCGAGAATGTTTCGGTGCCCGGTATCTATTACTTCATTTTTCAGCGCCTGGCCTGGGAGGGCATTGTGCTCTACGAGGTGATTTCGACCACCAACGAGTTTACCATTTTGGTCAACGATGAACAGGTTGATGTGGCGTTTAAGACCATCAAGGATTTGAAGACGTTGTAG